A region from the Pontixanthobacter aestiaquae genome encodes:
- a CDS encoding alpha,alpha-trehalose-phosphate synthase (UDP-forming), whose product MSKLVVISNRVAVPKARGVAGAQGGLAGALNSALKEHRGIWFGWSGEECDEYTGSINIQRNDGVTTATMDLPKQDVDEYYNGYANSTLWPLFHYRIDLTEYEREFGKGYERVNERFAESAAPLIEPDDMVWVHDYHLLPLGERLRARGLDNRIGFFLHIPWPPTRLFVSLPFHERLVETMLHYDVLGFQTGEWLESFLHYCRKELGATVDEATGRVEYQGRVTYAKAYPIGIDFDHLTAQGKTEEAKIAGEKLLSSTRDRIAAIGVDRLDYSKGLPERIDGLARFFDQNPDRVRDLVYIQIAPPSREDVESYQKIRNELEQKTGQINGARSEVDIVPIRYVNRGHSLAELCGFYRTAKICLVTPLRDGMNLVAKEYIAAQDPDDPGVLVLSRFAGAAQQMQEAVLVNPHSPDDLSHAIKTALDMPLKERKRRYDALIKTVRDDNVQDWTKNFADDLAMLGKN is encoded by the coding sequence ATGAGCAAGCTGGTAGTCATATCCAACCGCGTGGCGGTCCCCAAAGCGCGCGGCGTAGCGGGAGCACAGGGTGGATTGGCTGGGGCGCTGAACTCTGCGCTCAAGGAGCATCGCGGCATTTGGTTCGGCTGGTCGGGCGAGGAATGCGACGAATATACCGGCAGCATCAATATCCAGCGCAACGATGGCGTGACAACCGCGACGATGGATTTGCCCAAGCAGGACGTTGACGAATATTACAATGGCTACGCCAATTCGACGCTGTGGCCGCTATTCCATTACCGCATCGATCTGACCGAATATGAGCGCGAATTTGGTAAGGGATATGAACGGGTTAACGAGCGCTTTGCAGAAAGCGCTGCGCCGCTGATCGAGCCCGATGATATGGTGTGGGTGCATGACTACCACCTTCTTCCACTCGGCGAACGATTGCGCGCGCGCGGTCTCGACAACCGCATCGGTTTCTTCCTGCATATCCCGTGGCCGCCGACACGGTTGTTCGTCTCGCTGCCATTTCATGAGCGGCTGGTTGAAACGATGCTCCATTATGATGTGCTCGGGTTCCAGACCGGTGAATGGCTGGAAAGTTTCCTGCATTATTGCCGCAAGGAACTTGGCGCGACAGTCGATGAAGCAACCGGCCGTGTCGAATATCAGGGCCGCGTTACATACGCCAAAGCCTATCCGATCGGCATCGATTTCGACCACCTGACCGCGCAAGGCAAAACCGAGGAAGCCAAGATTGCCGGTGAGAAGCTGCTGTCCAGTACGCGTGACCGGATAGCGGCAATCGGTGTTGACCGGCTCGATTACTCGAAAGGTTTGCCCGAACGGATCGACGGGCTAGCGCGCTTTTTTGACCAGAATCCCGACCGTGTGCGTGATCTCGTCTATATCCAGATAGCGCCGCCAAGCCGTGAGGATGTTGAATCCTATCAGAAAATCCGCAACGAGCTTGAGCAGAAGACCGGCCAGATCAACGGCGCGCGGTCGGAAGTCGACATTGTCCCGATCCGCTATGTGAACCGCGGTCATTCGCTCGCTGAATTATGCGGTTTCTACCGGACGGCAAAGATTTGCCTGGTGACACCGCTGCGCGACGGAATGAATTTGGTCGCCAAGGAATATATCGCGGCGCAAGACCCGGACGATCCGGGCGTGCTGGTGCTATCGCGCTTCGCCGGTGCGGCGCAGCAGATGCAGGAGGCTGTGCTGGTCAATCCGCATAGCCCCGATGATCTCAGCCATGCGATCAAAACCGCGCTCGATATGCCGCTGAAAGAGCGCAAGCGTCGCTATGATGCGCTGATAAAAACCGTGCGCGATGACAATGTGCAGGATTGGACCAAGAATTTCGCAGACGATCTGGCGATGCTCGGGAAAAACTGA
- a CDS encoding response regulator, whose product MSIRLGILPGPPFHQALVTAALTKHSDYEPFGAAAMAHILIADDDEMIAEMASEILINAGHACGWVTDGKKALELLRWRRPDLLLLDQDMPQLSGASVLRAMRTSPKLYDLPVIMFTATTGAKDEEQARYQGAQDYIRKPFDEKFLVWRVNQVLKARAERPKHMELHELMERNAGRFDETIREDNRAV is encoded by the coding sequence TTTCACCAGGCCTTGGTCACTGCAGCGCTAACCAAGCATTCCGACTATGAACCGTTTGGAGCAGCAGCGATGGCACATATCCTGATAGCCGATGATGACGAGATGATCGCCGAAATGGCATCGGAAATACTGATCAATGCCGGCCATGCGTGCGGATGGGTCACGGACGGCAAAAAAGCGCTGGAATTGCTGCGCTGGCGGCGGCCGGATCTGCTGCTGCTCGATCAGGACATGCCGCAACTTTCAGGCGCCAGCGTGCTACGGGCGATGCGCACATCGCCCAAACTATACGATCTGCCGGTCATTATGTTTACCGCGACAACCGGCGCAAAGGATGAAGAGCAGGCGCGCTATCAAGGCGCGCAAGATTATATCCGCAAACCATTCGACGAGAAGTTTCTGGTGTGGCGCGTCAATCAGGTGCTGAAAGCGCGCGCCGAACGCCCGAAGCATATGGAATTGCACGAACTGATGGAGCGCAATGCCGGGCGGTTCGATGAAACGATCCGCGAAGACAATCGCGCTGTTTAA